A single region of the Brachypodium distachyon strain Bd21 chromosome 3, Brachypodium_distachyon_v3.0, whole genome shotgun sequence genome encodes:
- the LOC100836477 gene encoding transcription factor MYC2 encodes MNLWTDDNASMMEAFMASAADLPTFPWGAAAATPPPPAAVMPQQPAFNQDTLQQRLQAIIEGSRETWTYAIFWQSSTDAGAGASLLGWGDGYYKGCDDADKRARQQPTPASAAEQEHRKRVLRELNSLIAGGGAAAPDEAVEEEVTDTEWFFLVSMTQSFPNGMGLPGQALYTRQPTWIASGLASAPCERARQAYTFGLRTMVCIPVGTGVLELGATEVIFQTADSLGRIRSLFNLNGGGGGGGAGSSWPPVAPHQQHGGDQAETDPSVLWLTDAPVGDMKESPSVEISVSKPPPPPQIHHFENGSTSTLTENAGPSLHAHQQPATLAPAAPPRQNQHPHQLQLQHQQSQQQQQQQQGPFRRELNFSDFATNASVTVTPPFFKPESGEILNFGADSTSRRNPSPAPPAAAASLTTAPGSLFSQHTATVTAPTNEAKNNPKRSMEATSRASNTNHHPSATANEGMLSFSSAPTTRPSTGTGAPAKSESDHSDLEASVREVESSRVVPPPEEKRPRKRGRKPANGREEPLNHVEAERQRREKLNQRFYALRAVVPNVSKMDKASLLGDAISYINELRGKMTALESDKDTLHSQIEALKKERDARPVAPLSGVHDSGPRCHAVEIEAKILGLEAMIRVQCHKRNHPAAKLMTALRELDLDVYHASVSVVKDIMIQQVAVKMPNRVYSQDQLNAALYSRLAEPGAPVPIR; translated from the coding sequence ATGAACCTGTGGACGGACGACAACGCGTCCATGATGGAGGCCTTcatggcctccgccgccgacctgcCGACCTTCCCctggggcgccgccgccgccaccccgcccccgcccgccgccgtcatgCCGCAGCAGCCGGCCTTCAACCAGGACACGCTGCAGCAGCGCCTGCAGGCCATCATCGAGGGCTCCAGGGAGACCTGGACCTACGCCATCTTCTGGCAGTCCTccaccgacgccggcgccggcgcctccctccTCGGATGGGGCGACGGCTACTACAAGGGCTGCGACGACGCCGACAAGCGCGCCAGGCAGCAGCCCAccccggcctccgccgccgagcaGGAGCACCGCAAGCGCGTCCTCAGGGAGCTCAACTCCCTCatcgcgggcggcggcgccgcggcgccggacgaggccgtggaggaggaggtcacGGACACCGAGTGGTTCTTCCTCGTCTCCATGACGCAGTCCTTCCCCAACGGGatgggcttgccgggccaggcgCTCTACACCCGCCAGCCCACCTGGATCGCCTCGGGGCTcgccagcgcgccctgcgagaGGGCCAGGCAGGCCTACACCTTCGGCCTGCGCACCATGGTCTGCATACCCGTCGGCACCGGCGTGCTCGAGCTCGGCGCCACCGAGGTCATCTTCCAGACGGCCGATAGCTTGGGGAGGATCCGCTCGCTGTTCAACCTCaacggcggtggaggaggagggggcgcTGGATCCTCCTGGCCGCCCGTCGCGCCGCACCAGCAGCACGGAGGGGACCAGGCGGAGACGGATCCGTCCGTGCTCTGGCTCACCGACGCGCCCGTCGGGGACATGAAGGAGTCGCCTTCCGTCGAGATCTCCGTCTCCaagccgcccccgccgcctcagATCCATCACTTCGAGAACGGGAGCACCAGCACGCTCACGGAGAACGCCGGCCCGTCCCTGCACGCGCACCAGCAGCCGGCAACGCTGgcacccgccgcgccgccgcggcagaaTCAGCACCCGcaccagctccagctccagcaccagcaaagccagcagcaacagcagcagcagcagggacCGTTCCGCCGGGAGCTCAACTTCTCTGATTTCGCCACCAACGCCTCCGTCACGGTGACCCCGCCTTTCTTCAAGCCCGAGTCCGGCGAGATCCTCAACTTCGGCGCGGACAGCACCAGCAGGAGGAACCCGTcgcccgcgccacccgccgcggcggccagcCTCACCACCGCGCCTGGGAGCCTCTTCTCACAGCACACGGCGACCGTGACTGCCCCTACCAACGAAGCCAAGAACAACCCGAAGCGGTCCATGGAGGCCACCTCCCGCGCCAGCAACACCAACCACCACCCGTCCGCGACGGCCAACGAGGGCATGCTGTCCTTCTCGTCCGCGCCGACGACGCGGCCCTCCACGGGCACGGGCGCCCCGGCCAAGTCAGAGTCGGACCACTCGGACCTGGAGGCGTCCGTCCGCGAGGTGGAGAGCAGCCGCGTGGTGCCGCCACCAGAGGAGAAGAGGCCACGCAAGCGTGGGCGCAAGCCGGCAAACGGGCGCGAGGAGCCCCTGAACCATGTGGAGGcggagcggcagcggcgagagAAGCTGAACCAGCGGTTCTATGCGCTCCGTGCCGTGGTGCCAAATGTGTCCAAGATGGACAAGGCGTCGCTGCTGGGCGACGCCATCTCTTACATCAACGAGCTCCGTGGCAAGATGACGGCGCTGGAGTCGGACAAGGATACTCTCCATTCCCAGATTGAGGCGCTCAAGAAGGAGCGCGATGCTAGGCCAGTGGCGCCATTGTCGGGGGTGCACGACAGTGGGCCGCGATGCCACGCGgtggagatcgaggcgaagatcctCGGGCTTGAGGCGATGATCCGTGTGCAGTGCCACAAGCGTAACCACCCGGCGGCGAAGCTGATGACGGCGCTGCGGGAGCTGGACCTGGACGTGTACCACGCCAGCGTCTCGGTGGTGAAAGACATTATGATCCAGCAGGTGGCCGTCAAGATGCCCAACCGCGTCTACTCTCAGGACCAGCTCAACGCGGCGCTCTACAGCCGCCTCGCCGAGCCCGGCGCCCCAGTGCCAATCCGGTAA